In the genome of Vicia villosa cultivar HV-30 ecotype Madison, WI linkage group LG7, Vvil1.0, whole genome shotgun sequence, one region contains:
- the LOC131617028 gene encoding cold-responsive protein kinase 1-like: MTCFSFLFGKKVSSDIRRDPEIDQGLSGIRIKVYTYKELKNASDNFSPANKIGEGGFGSVYKGVLKGGKLAAIKVLSTESKQGVKEFLTEINVISEIQHENLVILYGCCVEGDHRILVYNYLENNSLAQTLLAGGHSNIYFDWQTRCKICIGVARGLAFLHEEVTPHIVHRDIKASNILLDKDLIPKISDFGLAKLIPSYMTHVSTRVAGTIGYLAPEYAIRGQLTRKADIYSFGVLLIEIVSGRSNTNVRLPVADQYILETTWELYERNELVQLVDISLNGGFDPVEACKILKIALLCTQDTPKLRPTMSSVVKMLTGEIDINESKITKPGLISDVMDLKVRGAKKNKDIESTSSYNASSGSDSQGTTTTTVSLAASSSTATTSTFTIKHDKSM; this comes from the exons ATGACttgtttttctttcttatttgGTAAGAAAGTGTCTTCTGATATAAGACGAGATCCTGAAATTGATCAAG GACTTTCCGGTATTCGAATAAAAGTTTATACCTACAAAGAACTCAAAAATGCCTCTGACAATTTCAGTCCGGCTAATAAAATCGGAGAGGGTGGTTTTGGTTCTGTCTATAAG GGAGTACTAAAAGGTGGGAAGTTAGCTGCTATTAAAGTTCTTTCAACTGAATCAAAGCAAGGAGTGAAGGAATTCTTGACCGAGATTAATGTCATTTCAGAAATACAGCATGAAAATTTGGTTATACTATATGGTTGTTGCGTGGAAGGAGATCACCGAATATTAGTCTACAATTACCTCGAGAACAATAGCCTTGCACAAACCCTTCTAG CTGGAGGTCACAGTAATATCTACTTCGATTGGCAAACGCGATGTAAGATATGTATTGGAGTTGCACGCGGACTTGCCTTTCTCCATGAAGAAGTAACGCCGCATATTGTTCACAGAGATATAAAAGCAAGCAATATTCTCCTTGACAAAGACCTTATACCTAAGATTTCGGATTTTGGTCTTGCAAAGCTTATTCCATCATATATGACTCATGTCAGCACACGCGTAGCAGGAACAAT AGGCTATTTGGCACCAGAGTATGCGATAAGGGGGCAGTTGACTCGTAAAGCAGATATTTACAGTTTTGGCGTCCTACTTATAGAGATAGTCAGTGGGAGATCTAACACAAATGTCAGATTACCAGTTGCAGATCAATATATTCTAGAAACG ACATGGGAGCTTTACGAGCGAAACGAATTGGTACAGTTGGTAGACATATCACTAAACGGGGGTTTCGATCCTGTGGAGGCTTGTAAAATTCTGAAGATTGCCCTTCTTTGTACTCAGGACACTCCTAAGCTCCGGCCAACCATGTCTTCTGTTGTCAAAATGCTCACCGGAGAAATTGATATTAACGAAAGTAAAATAACAAAACCGGGGTTGATTTCAGATGTTATGGATCTTAAAGTTAGAGGAGCTAAGAAAAATAAAGATATAGAGAGTACATCTTCATACAATGCTTCCTCTGGCTCAGATAGCCAGggtactactactactactgtgTCATTGGCTGCTTCTTCAAGTACTGCAACAACTTCAACCTTCACTATAAAACATGATAAAAGCATGTAA